The Channa argus isolate prfri chromosome 14, Channa argus male v1.0, whole genome shotgun sequence genome includes a window with the following:
- the rgs5b gene encoding regulator of G-protein signaling 5b: MCRGLESLPLTCLERAKELRALLGSLLQKSDHSLPGQSKKSDKHRLSVDEPLKWKESFDNLLCSQNGLCLFRAFLVSEFSEENIAFYLACEDFRATKPTKLSTKAKKIYDEFIGSDAPREVNLDHVTKAATKKNMEQLCQSCFDLAQAKIYSLMEKDCYPRFLKSSTYLELSRKAKTG, encoded by the exons ATGTGCAGAGGACTCGAATCACTGCCCCTTACGTGCCTGGAGAG GGCAAAGGAGCTGAGAGCCTTGTTGGGAAGTTTACTACAGAAGTCAGATCACAGCCTCCCTGGGCAGTCAAAGAAAAGTGATAAACACAG GTTAAGTGTTGATGAGCCTCTGAAATGGAAAGAGTCGTTTGACAATCTGCTGTGCAGCCAAA ATGGCCTGTGCCTGTTCCGAGCATTCCTCGTCTCAGAGTTCAGTGAAGAAAACATTGCCTTCTACTTGGCCTGTGAGGACTTCAGAGCAACCAAACCCACAAAACTCTCCACCAAGGCTAAAAAGATTTACGACGAGTTTATTGGATCAGATGCACCACGGGAG GTAAATCTGGACCACGTAACCAAAGCAGCCACCAAGAAGAACATGGAACAACTCTGCCAGTCCTGCTTTGACCTGGCTCAAGCCAAAATCTACTCCCTGATGGAAAAGGACTGCTACCCACGCTTCCTCAAATCCTCCACTTACCTGGAGCTCTCCAGAAAGGCCAAGACAGGCTAA